The proteins below come from a single Nocardioides eburneiflavus genomic window:
- a CDS encoding right-handed parallel beta-helix repeat-containing protein → MRAGVLAAAVLVVMGVSAAPAGAGGAEGFDTVAARPAQPATAERATGTVVGTGTPASCTSRAVVRAVARGGTITFSCGPAPVTVAMTRTAKVVNTSSRVVLDGGGLVTLSGQGERRILYMNTCDRAQTWTTSHCNDQAEPRLVVKRMGFVRGNSTGERVDGGGGGAIFVRGGRLRIVGSTFADNRCDRTGPDVGGAAVRVLDQHRDRPVVVRRSTFTGGRCSNGSALSSIGVSWRITGSTFAGNRAIGRGANPARPGTPGGGSGGAIYVDGNDIHLTVEDSEITGNRAREGGGAIFFVSNDRSGTMTIRGSRLVDNPSDGFETLPGIFFLGASRTITDSVVR, encoded by the coding sequence ATGCGCGCCGGCGTCCTCGCCGCGGCGGTGCTCGTCGTGATGGGGGTGTCGGCTGCTCCGGCGGGGGCGGGTGGTGCGGAGGGTTTCGACACGGTCGCTGCGCGACCTGCTCAACCAGCGACGGCGGAGCGGGCGACGGGAACCGTGGTCGGGACGGGAACCCCCGCGTCCTGCACCTCGCGCGCGGTCGTACGGGCGGTGGCGCGGGGTGGCACCATCACCTTCTCCTGCGGACCGGCACCGGTCACGGTCGCGATGACGAGGACCGCGAAGGTCGTCAACACCTCGAGCCGCGTCGTCCTCGACGGCGGCGGGCTCGTCACCCTGAGCGGGCAGGGTGAGCGGCGGATCCTCTACATGAACACCTGCGACCGGGCGCAGACCTGGACCACGTCGCACTGCAACGACCAGGCCGAGCCGCGGCTGGTGGTCAAGCGGATGGGCTTCGTCCGCGGCAACAGCACCGGCGAGCGGGTCGACGGCGGGGGCGGCGGCGCGATCTTCGTGCGCGGCGGCCGCCTGCGGATCGTCGGCTCGACGTTCGCCGACAACCGCTGCGACCGTACGGGTCCCGACGTCGGCGGGGCAGCGGTCCGGGTGCTCGACCAGCACCGCGACCGGCCTGTCGTCGTACGCCGCTCCACCTTCACCGGCGGGCGCTGCAGCAACGGCTCGGCGCTCAGCAGCATCGGCGTCTCGTGGCGGATCACCGGCTCGACCTTCGCCGGCAACCGCGCGATCGGACGCGGCGCCAACCCCGCGCGGCCCGGCACGCCCGGCGGCGGTTCCGGCGGCGCGATCTACGTCGACGGGAACGACATCCACCTCACCGTGGAGGACTCCGAGATCACCGGCAACCGCGCCCGCGAGGGCGGCGGCGCGATCTTCTTCGTCTCCAACGACCGCTCCGGCACGATGACGATCCGGGGCTCGCGGCTCGTCGACAACCCCAGCGACGGGTTCGAGACGCTGCCCGGGATCTTCTT
- a CDS encoding glutathione peroxidase, with the protein MTTLSEFSATAIDGTDTDLSQYDGKVVLVVNTASQCGFTGQYKGLQELHDTYADQGLVVLGFPCDQFGNQEPGSEAEISDFCERNFGVTFPLFSKVDVNGDQAHPLFEWLKDSRGGMLGSKIKWNFTKFLVGRDGQVIDRYAPTIEPEKLSKDIEKAL; encoded by the coding sequence ATGACCACTCTCTCCGAATTCTCGGCAACGGCGATCGACGGCACCGACACCGACCTCTCGCAGTACGACGGCAAGGTCGTGCTGGTCGTCAACACCGCCTCGCAGTGCGGCTTCACCGGCCAGTACAAGGGTCTCCAGGAGCTCCACGACACCTACGCCGACCAAGGCCTGGTGGTGCTCGGCTTCCCGTGCGACCAGTTCGGCAACCAGGAGCCCGGCAGCGAGGCGGAGATCTCGGACTTCTGCGAGCGCAACTTCGGCGTGACCTTCCCGCTGTTCTCCAAGGTCGACGTCAACGGCGACCAGGCGCACCCGCTCTTCGAGTGGCTCAAGGACTCCAGAGGCGGGATGCTCGGCAGCAAGATCAAGTGGAACTTCACCAAGTTCCTCGTCGGTCGCGACGGCCAGGTCATCGACCGGTACGCGCCGACGATCGAGCCCGAGAAGCTCAGCAAGGACATCGAGAAGGCGCTCTGA
- a CDS encoding nitroreductase family protein, with the protein MSPQAPQPSAEHLAEPMRSRWSASVYDDAHRLGDAEVETLLRAAQWAPSAGNSQPWLVFVCVPGTANHDRLVATLSRGNSGWVPRASVVFVTAAHVRSGDEADAPAFSDYALYDVGQAAAHLTLQARAMGLHAHQFAGFDHDALADALGVPATHQLLTGIAVGVPGDPADVDERTAARDHRDRVRKPFGEWVRHGRWDEA; encoded by the coding sequence GTGAGCCCGCAAGCACCGCAGCCCTCCGCCGAGCACCTCGCCGAGCCGATGCGGTCGCGGTGGAGCGCGAGCGTGTACGACGACGCGCACCGCCTGGGCGACGCCGAGGTCGAGACCCTGCTGCGTGCCGCCCAGTGGGCGCCGAGCGCGGGCAACAGCCAGCCGTGGCTGGTCTTCGTCTGCGTGCCGGGCACGGCCAACCACGACCGGCTGGTCGCGACGCTGAGCCGCGGCAACTCCGGCTGGGTGCCGCGCGCCTCGGTCGTCTTCGTCACCGCCGCGCACGTGCGCTCCGGCGACGAGGCGGACGCGCCGGCCTTCAGCGACTACGCCCTGTACGACGTGGGCCAGGCCGCGGCCCACCTCACCCTCCAGGCGAGGGCGATGGGCCTGCACGCCCACCAGTTCGCCGGCTTCGACCACGACGCGCTGGCCGACGCCCTCGGCGTACCTGCCACCCACCAGCTGCTCACCGGCATCGCGGTCGGGGTGCCGGGCGACCCGGCCGACGTGGACGAGCGGACCGCCGCCCGCGACCACCGCGACCGCGTGCGCAAGCCGTTCGGGGAGTGGGTGCGCCACGGCCGGTGGGACGAGGCGTGA
- a CDS encoding amidase, whose translation MHRAATSIVVSVLIVALAGCTDSAPRTAPTDSPTDSSATSEPSTTVTADPSPSTVITGDVPFPMDATIAELQRAMRNGRVSSVDLVDHFLARIEAYDDDGPQLNALISINPRARAEAVALDSERAASGPRGPLHGIPLVVKDNIDTVEMPTTSGSPVLEHFRPARDAFQVRKLREAGAIILAKTNLAELTQSSNSYSTLGGQTLSPYDTSREPGGSSGGTAVAVAANFAAAGLGQDTCGSVRHPAGLNNVYGLRPTHGLSSRAGALPFSTSLDELGPMARTVGDLAILVDITAGEDPEDPATVPTTTSLVDALDPAGLEGRRVGILEFDYRTELDGVLQDALDVMVAHGAELVPITLPEPAQDMDPLLEEFPSSLADYLAKEPTAPRGAWTRLVGDPGASREKPTTRAYRKAVAGRMGYRRDLEAVMDRHRVDAVAYPVSATTASVIVRPDQDDDSGHFACGPATIAGLPALAMPAGFASDGLPVGLELLGRAFDEATLISIASGFEAHTDHRGLPAAVPPLSPAG comes from the coding sequence ATGCACCGAGCAGCCACATCCATCGTCGTCAGCGTCCTGATCGTTGCCCTCGCTGGGTGCACCGACTCCGCGCCCCGCACCGCGCCCACGGACTCGCCGACCGACTCGTCCGCGACGAGTGAGCCGAGCACGACGGTGACGGCCGATCCTTCGCCGAGCACGGTGATCACCGGGGACGTGCCGTTCCCGATGGACGCCACCATCGCGGAGCTGCAACGTGCCATGCGGAACGGTCGGGTCAGCTCGGTCGACCTGGTCGACCACTTCCTCGCGCGGATCGAGGCATACGACGACGACGGACCCCAGCTGAACGCCCTGATCTCGATCAACCCACGGGCGCGCGCCGAGGCCGTGGCGCTCGACTCCGAGCGCGCCGCCTCGGGGCCACGCGGGCCGCTGCACGGCATCCCCCTGGTGGTGAAGGACAACATCGACACCGTCGAGATGCCGACGACGTCCGGCAGCCCCGTCCTCGAGCACTTCCGGCCGGCCCGGGACGCCTTCCAGGTCCGCAAGCTGCGCGAGGCGGGCGCGATCATCCTCGCCAAGACGAACCTCGCCGAGCTGACCCAGAGCTCCAACTCCTACTCGACGCTCGGCGGCCAGACCCTGAGCCCGTACGACACCAGCCGGGAGCCCGGCGGATCGAGCGGCGGCACCGCGGTCGCGGTGGCGGCGAACTTCGCCGCGGCGGGTCTCGGGCAGGACACCTGCGGGTCCGTCCGCCACCCCGCGGGCCTGAACAACGTCTACGGCCTGCGCCCGACGCACGGCCTGTCGTCGCGTGCAGGGGCGCTTCCCTTCTCGACATCCCTCGACGAGCTGGGTCCGATGGCGCGCACCGTGGGGGACCTGGCGATCCTCGTCGACATCACCGCCGGCGAGGACCCCGAGGACCCGGCGACCGTGCCCACGACGACGTCCCTCGTCGACGCGCTCGACCCGGCAGGACTGGAGGGTCGGCGGGTCGGCATCCTCGAGTTCGACTACCGCACCGAGTTGGACGGCGTCCTTCAGGACGCGCTCGACGTGATGGTCGCCCACGGCGCGGAGCTGGTCCCCATCACGCTGCCCGAGCCGGCCCAGGACATGGATCCGCTGCTGGAGGAGTTCCCGTCGAGCCTTGCCGACTACCTGGCGAAGGAGCCCACCGCGCCCCGAGGGGCGTGGACCCGGCTCGTGGGCGACCCAGGGGCCAGTCGCGAGAAGCCCACCACCCGGGCCTACCGGAAGGCGGTCGCCGGCCGGATGGGGTATCGACGGGACCTCGAGGCGGTCATGGACCGGCACCGGGTCGACGCTGTCGCCTACCCCGTCAGCGCGACGACCGCGAGTGTCATCGTGAGGCCCGACCAGGATGACGACTCCGGGCACTTCGCCTGCGGTCCCGCGACCATCGCGGGCCTGCCGGCGCTGGCGATGCCGGCCGGCTTCGCGTCCGACGGCCTGCCGGTCGGCCTGGAGCTGCTCGGTCGCGCGTTCGACGAGGCCACGCTGATCTCGATCGCGTCCGGCTTCGAGGCGCACACCGACCACCGCGGGCTGCCGGCCGCGGTGCCGCCACTGTCCCCCGCAGGCTGA
- a CDS encoding biopolymer transporter Tol, translated as MAEASDSPTEDVRWLVVDGRRWRRTDPAIPPDALARLKSHLGRGRSGVRTAASDAELEATRHRTQLAKVGLGERGTPWWEQTEAERRERWESALAELDALDE; from the coding sequence GTGGCCGAGGCGAGCGACTCCCCGACGGAGGACGTGCGATGGCTGGTGGTCGACGGCCGGCGCTGGCGGCGCACGGACCCGGCGATCCCGCCCGACGCCCTTGCGCGGCTGAAGTCCCACCTCGGACGCGGCCGGTCGGGCGTACGCACCGCGGCCTCCGACGCCGAGCTGGAGGCGACCCGGCACCGGACCCAGCTGGCCAAGGTCGGCCTCGGCGAGCGGGGCACGCCGTGGTGGGAGCAGACCGAAGCCGAGCGGAGGGAGCGGTGGGAGTCGGCGCTGGCGGAGCTGGACGCCCTCGACGAGTGA
- a CDS encoding FhaA domain-containing protein: MNPLQRFEHRLETVISGVFARAFRSAVQPVEIAAALQRECDNNAQVLSRQRRLVPNDFHVELSSTDLDRIVGLGRALEQDLVDQLQDHADAQGYVFTGPVSIAFESADDLTTGRFRIRSKAQASVTDNDQRTRTRSSHATLEVNGTRHPLRPPGLVIGRGTEADLRINDPGVSRRHLELEVSIDGVEAVDLGSTNGILVDGTKVPRARLRDGSTIKIGHTEMTVRIDGGRDEAGGWNV, from the coding sequence ATGAACCCGCTGCAGCGATTCGAGCACCGGCTGGAGACCGTCATCTCCGGCGTCTTCGCCCGCGCGTTCCGCAGCGCCGTGCAACCCGTCGAGATCGCCGCGGCCCTCCAGCGCGAGTGCGACAACAACGCCCAGGTGCTCAGCCGCCAGCGCCGGCTGGTGCCCAACGACTTCCACGTCGAGCTGTCCAGCACCGACCTCGACCGCATCGTCGGCCTCGGCCGCGCGCTCGAGCAGGACCTCGTCGACCAGCTCCAGGACCACGCCGACGCCCAGGGCTACGTCTTCACCGGTCCGGTCAGCATCGCGTTCGAGTCGGCCGACGACCTCACCACCGGTCGATTCCGGATCCGCTCCAAGGCGCAGGCGAGCGTGACCGACAACGACCAGCGCACCCGTACGCGCTCCTCCCACGCCACGCTCGAGGTCAACGGCACCCGCCACCCGCTCCGGCCACCGGGCCTGGTGATCGGCCGCGGCACCGAGGCCGACCTGCGGATCAACGACCCCGGCGTCAGCCGGCGTCACCTCGAGCTCGAGGTCAGCATCGACGGCGTCGAGGCGGTCGACCTCGGCTCCACCAACGGCATCCTGGTCGACGGCACCAAGGTGCCCCGCGCGCGGCTGCGCGACGGGTCGACCATCAAGATCGGCCACACCGAGATGACGGTGCGCATCGACGGCGGACGCGACGAGGCCGGGGGCTGGAATGTCTGA
- a CDS encoding FHA domain-containing protein FhaB/FipA, which translates to MSELTLFLIRVAFLAILWIFVLSAISVIRSDMFGARVPETARGGAPAPTGRKANAKPRKPRRGAPTHLLVVEGAEAGTRAELADAPLLIGRGSDAAIKLDDDYVSTRHARVAASGDEWFVEDLGSTNGTYVGPVRITQPTTIGLGVQVRVGKTILELRK; encoded by the coding sequence ATGTCTGAGCTCACCCTGTTCCTGATCCGGGTGGCCTTCCTGGCCATCCTCTGGATCTTCGTGCTGTCAGCGATCTCGGTGATCCGCTCCGACATGTTCGGCGCGCGGGTCCCCGAGACCGCCCGCGGCGGCGCCCCGGCACCGACCGGTCGCAAGGCCAACGCCAAGCCCCGCAAGCCCCGGCGCGGCGCGCCCACCCACCTGCTGGTGGTCGAGGGCGCCGAGGCCGGCACCCGCGCCGAGCTCGCCGACGCCCCGCTCCTGATCGGCCGTGGCAGCGACGCGGCGATCAAGCTCGACGACGACTACGTCTCCACCCGGCACGCGCGGGTCGCGGCCAGCGGGGACGAGTGGTTCGTGGAGGACCTCGGCTCCACCAACGGCACCTACGTCGGCCCGGTTCGCATCACCCAGCCCACCACCATCGGCCTCGGCGTCCAGGTCCGCGTCGGCAAGACCATCCTGGAGCTGCGGAAGTGA
- a CDS encoding PP2C family protein-serine/threonine phosphatase has protein sequence MYLHYSAISDVGRVRRENQDSGYAGPWLLTVCDGVGGAVRGDLASSTAVQALRKLDQEPDDDILGQVAGAVHRADDRIAELVEEDPDLNGTSTTATVALFDGTRFGIGHIGDSRAYLYRRGELRQLTHDHTFVQSLIDEGRITEEQSRTHPHRNLILKALDGVRHEEPDLFEFPAEAGDRVFVCSDGACGTLSHEQMADILSSGTPDFAAVELVRASLEAGSTDNVTCIVADVSDEAPPEDLQPLLVGAAADLPRRMPLGGGVGGAVGGLFRGHRSGDTGELPAVPDDVPPGAYVADPIDPETARYAPREPGRHPVLRRLLIAAVLLGLAWVVLAAGWSWSQQQFYVGEHEGRVAIFRGVDADLPGISLSHPYETTDVDLDRLSDIDAEAVREGIEAGDLDEARVTVDLYAGRQDVSSE, from the coding sequence ATGTACCTCCACTACTCCGCGATCTCCGACGTCGGTCGGGTGCGCCGCGAGAACCAGGACAGCGGCTACGCCGGACCCTGGCTGCTCACGGTGTGCGACGGCGTCGGCGGCGCCGTGCGCGGCGACCTCGCCTCGAGCACCGCCGTGCAGGCGCTGCGCAAGCTCGACCAGGAGCCCGACGACGACATCCTCGGCCAGGTCGCGGGCGCCGTGCACCGCGCCGACGACCGCATCGCCGAGCTCGTCGAGGAGGACCCCGACCTCAACGGCACGTCCACCACGGCGACGGTCGCGCTCTTCGACGGCACCCGCTTCGGCATCGGCCACATCGGCGACAGCCGGGCCTACCTCTACCGTCGCGGCGAGCTGCGCCAGCTCACCCACGACCACACCTTCGTCCAGTCGCTGATAGACGAGGGCCGCATCACCGAGGAGCAGTCGCGGACCCACCCGCACCGCAACCTCATCCTCAAGGCCCTCGACGGCGTACGCCACGAGGAGCCCGACCTCTTCGAGTTCCCCGCCGAGGCCGGCGACCGCGTCTTCGTGTGCAGCGACGGCGCGTGCGGCACCCTCAGCCACGAGCAGATGGCCGACATCCTCTCCAGCGGCACTCCCGACTTCGCCGCCGTCGAGCTCGTACGCGCGAGCCTCGAGGCCGGCAGCACCGACAACGTCACCTGCATCGTCGCCGACGTCTCCGACGAGGCGCCGCCCGAGGACCTGCAGCCGCTGCTCGTGGGCGCGGCCGCCGACCTGCCGCGGCGGATGCCGCTCGGCGGCGGGGTGGGCGGCGCTGTCGGCGGGCTGTTCCGCGGCCACCGCTCCGGCGACACCGGCGAGCTCCCCGCGGTGCCCGACGACGTCCCGCCCGGCGCCTACGTCGCCGACCCGATCGACCCCGAGACCGCCCGCTACGCCCCGCGCGAGCCGGGCCGCCACCCGGTGCTGCGCCGGCTGCTGATCGCGGCGGTGCTGCTCGGGCTGGCGTGGGTGGTCCTCGCCGCGGGCTGGTCGTGGAGCCAGCAGCAGTTCTACGTCGGCGAGCACGAGGGCCGGGTCGCGATCTTCCGCGGTGTCGACGCCGACCTCCCCGGCATCTCCCTCTCCCACCCCTACGAGACCACCGACGTCGACCTCGACCGGCTCAGCGACATCGACGCCGAGGCCGTCCGCGAGGGCATCGAGGCCGGCGACCTCGACGAGGCCCGCGTGACCGTCGACCTCTACGCCGGCCGCCAGGACGTCAGCTCAGAGTGA